In a genomic window of Branchiostoma lanceolatum isolate klBraLanc5 chromosome 12, klBraLanc5.hap2, whole genome shotgun sequence:
- the LOC136445533 gene encoding mannose-6-phosphate isomerase-like, translated as MAEPKVFPLKCGTQLYLWGKKGRQSEVARLLESSPYQPGFSLNPETTYAELWMGTHRKSPCYVSDTDKTLEAWIDEHPDCLGQKVREKFKGQLPFLMKVLSFDTALPLQAHPNKKHAEELFVRHPEKYPDDNHKPEIAIALTPMRGMCGFRPLDEIAGYLKEIPEFYEAIGEEAAEEFLSAAGASDAAHQKAALRALKKCFRALMVCNEEVIAKLLAVMDKRMNKEIAAGRDVTASNGELFLQLHKQYPADRGCFSIYLLNVVDIGPNQAIDVPVNEAHAYISGDCVEVLANGDNVVCGGLTDKQFSRLNDFETLSEMLRYDPAPCSDKIMRTKPDPSDPNVVFYDPGIDDFAVAKIEIPSKTKSYVISRMNSASIVLVVKGDATGTNVTTGEPISFKRGAAIFISANQDVRLKISSKGLLMFRAYCPV; from the exons TGTTTCCCTTGAAATGCGGTACTCAACTGTACTTATGGGGGAAGAAGGGCAGACAGAGCGAGGTGGCGCGGCTTCTGGAGTCCAGCCCTTATCAGCCCGGCTTCTCTCTCAACCCGGAGACAACCTACGCGGAG CTGTGGATGGGCACCCACAGAAAGTCGCCATGTTACGTTTCTGACACGGACAAGACACTGGAGGCCTGGATAGACGAACACCCGGACTGTTTGGGACAGAAAGTGCGGGAAAAGTTCAAAGGTCAGCTGCCCTTCCTGATGAAGGTGCTGTCCTTCGACACGGCCCTGCCACTCCAAGCACATCCTAATAAG AAACACGCGGAGGAGCTCTTCGTGCGCCACCCTGAGAAGTACCCGGATGACAACCACAAGCCTGAGATCGCCATCGCGCTGACGCCCATGCGGGGCATGTGTGGATTCAGGCCATTGGATGAGATAGCCGGCTACCTCAAGG AGATTCCAGAGTTTTACGAGGCGATAGGAGAGGAGGCGGCGGAGGAGTTTCTCTCGGCGGCAGGCGCGTCGGACGCCGCCCACCAGAAGGCGGCGCTCCGGGCCCTGAAGAAGTGTTTCCGCGCCCTGATGGTCTGTAACGAGGAGGTGATCGCCAAGCTGTTGGCTGTCATGGACAAAAGGATGAACAAAGAGA TTGCCGCAGGTCGAGACGTGACAGCCAGCAACGGCGAGCTGTTCCTTCAGCTGCATAAGCAGTACCCGGCCGACAGGGGGTGCTTTTCCATCTACCTCCTGAACGTGGTGGACATCGGGCCCAACCAGGCCATCGACGTGCCCGTCAACGAGGCGCATGCGTACATATCTGGAG ACTGTGTGGAGGTGCTTGCAAACGGAGACAACGTGGTGTGCGGCGGCCTGACCGACAAACAGTTCAGCCGTCTCAACGACTTCGAGACGCTCAGCGAGATGCTCAG GTACGACCCAGCCCCGTGCTCCGACAAGATCATGCGCACAAAGCCCGACCCGTCCGACCCCAATGTGGTTTTCTACGATCCCGGCATTGACGACTTCGCCGTAGCTAAGATCGAG ATCCCGTCCAAGACCAAGTCCTACGTCATCTCGCGCATGAACAGTGCCAGCATCGTGCTAGTTGTCAAGGGCGACGCCACCGGCACCAACGTCACCACCGGGGAACCAATCAGCTTCAAACGCGGGGCCGCCATCTTcatctcagccaatcaggacgTGAGGCTGAAGATCAGCTCCAAGGGCCTCCTCATGTTCCGCGCTTACTGCCCTGTCTAG
- the LOC136445526 gene encoding uncharacterized protein has protein sequence MDAAIEEPKAQMTSSTLGLVVKDGRPPPEEETHPSHRVDVQWYQRQDLLVWLYGMVFIGGLIGAIFGLGSYRGWYAPVGFAYNVTNTTRERFLPEPYILEPGVKGRQHPGSSGRWYFWKLRPELVTPWTQTFVWACYTVHQLLAWWLLYLAQVNKQAQKGKKYSTRLSKYNWAAVAVHTFFHLLHLAQTHVTYDATAQDVTIGSSQGSVIVALLFVMIIEFRDRGVFFGWPSFKSTDKVGKAMRSKSRESVNLIRKYHGYLIMWAAVYTFWYHPMENTMGHVMGFFHTWILMLQGSLFYTDLHLNRYWRFMLEVWVTLHGGLVAWQTGGPEQMGTKLWPMFTFGFTTLIVLTQLFGLPFWKHLPTWSRGIPALLYLGVILYCYSWIPDENGRPWTRLSEPFLIPLNQYLFPLVICGLVTFGLFIERKVTNGKAVPSLSQLGKGGYLFTSSFMYVVIVVLSWALEYFDAPIPGPAMMFAHVPPFIVFSVISAFFVKRVVEAGPNESGRVSPDVPSEIPGKGVPGTFQVSVIELEHGQMQLKESSLK, from the exons ATGGACGCAGCTATAGAAGAACCCAAAGCCCAGATGACTTCTTCAACTCTTGGTCTTGTTGTTAAAGACGGAAGGCCGCCTCCTGAAGAAGAAACACACCCG TCCCATCGTGTCGATGTCCAGTGGTACCAGAGACAGGACCTGTTGGTCTGGCTGTACGGGATGGTTTTCATCGGCGGCCTGATAGGAGCCATCTTCGGACTGGGCAGCTACAG GGGTTGGTACGCTCCCGTTGGTTTCGCGTATAACGTCACCAACACGACCAGAGAGCGGTTTCTACCCGAGCCGTACATACTAGAACCGGGCGTGAAGGGACGACAGCATCCAGGCTCAT CGGGTCGATGGTACTTTTGGAAGCTCCGCCCGGAACTGGTGACTCCGTGGACCCAAACGTTTGTGTGGGCCTGTTACACCGTCCATCAGCTGCTGGCCTGGTGGCTCCTGTACCTGGCACAGGTGAACAAACAG GCTCAAAAGGGCAAGAAGTACTCTACCAGGCTGAGTAAGTACAACTGGGCAGCTGTGGCCGTGCACACCTTCTTCCACCTGCTGCACCTGGCGCAGACTCACGTGACGTACGACGCTACCGCACAG GACGTGACCATAGGCAGCTCACAGGGCTCGGTTATCGTGGCGCTGCTGTTCGTTATGATCATAGAGTTCCGAGACAGGGGTGTGTTCTTCGGCTGGCCGTCTTTCAAAAGCACAG ATAAAGTCGGAAAGGCTATGAGGTCCAAGTCACGTGAGTCGGTGAACCTCATCCGCAAGTACCACGGTTACCTCATCATGTGGGCGGCGGTGTACACCTTCTGGTATCATCCAATGGAAAACACGATGGGTCACGTGATGGGGTTCTTTCACACCTGGATTCTGATGCTGCAGGGAAGTCTCTTCTACACAGACCTGCATCTCAACAG ATATTGGCGTTTCATGCTGGAGGTTTGGGTGACTCTGCACGGCGGTCTGGTGGCCTGGCAGACCGGCGGGCCCGAGCAGATGGGGACCAAGCTGTGGCCGATGTTCACTTTCGGGTTCACGACGCTCATTGTGTTGACTCAG TTGTTTGGTCTACCCTTCTGGAAGCACCTGCCGACCTGGTCACGTGGCATCCCTGCCCTGCTCTACCTCGGCGTGATCCTCTACTGCTACAGTTGGATACCTGATGAGAACGGGCGGCCATGGACCCGCCTATCGGAACCCTTCCTCATCCCGCTCAACCAGTACCTTTTCCCACTGGTCATATGTGGCCTTGTGACCTTTGGCCTTTTCATCGAACGTAAAGTAACCAATGGGAAAGCAGTGCCTAGTTTGAGTCAGTTAGGGAAGGGAGGGTATCTCTTTACATCATCATTCATGTATGTCGTTATTGTAGTGCTTTCGTGGGCTCTTGAGTATTTTGATGCTCCGATTCCTGGACCTGCGATGATGTTTGCACACGTGCCCCCGTTTATCGTGTTCTCTGTTATATCCGCCTTCTTCGTGAAAAGAGTGGTGGAAGCCGGCCCGAATGAGAGTGGGAGGGTGAGTCCAGATGTGCCGAGCGAGATTCCTGGAAAGGGAGTTCCGGGAACATTCCAAGTGAGCGTGATAGAACTGGAACATGGGCAGATGCAACTGAAGGAGTCCTCTTTAAAGTGA
- the LOC136445752 gene encoding uncharacterized protein, producing the protein MEETVKDPETHLAASTSGLALEEARKTSHRGDVRWYQRQDLLVWLYGMVFIGGLIGAIFGLGSYRGWYAPSGLAYNDTNTTRERFLPEPYEPEEGVKGRDGTDPSARWYFWKLRPELVTPWTRMFVWACYTVHQLVAWWLLYLAQVNKQAEKGNKYSTKLNKYNWAAVAVHTFFHLLHLAQTHLTYDATAQDVSIGSSQGSVIVALLFVMAIEFRDRGVFFGWPSVTSTDRAGTAMRSWSRESVRLVRKYHGYVIMWAAVYTCWYHPMENTLGHVMGFFHTWILMLQGSLVYTDLHLNRYWRFSLEVWVTLHGGLVAWQTGGLEQMGTRLWPMFAFGFAALVVVTQLFGLPFWKHLPTWPRVIPAAAFLAVILYCYSWIPDKNGNPWTRLWEPIVIPINNWGFALVICVLVTFGLYVERKLTNGSSPNNILSTFGRVAYGCGFLLMYLIIVVIAWAIQYYDFQISGPSQMIVHEAIWIVFVVVAGFFVRRVVEAKAEKVSVEPKEKHEIPGKGVTGNYGSIPMSLDDGKVKESILS; encoded by the exons ATGGAAGAGACGGTAAAGGATCCCGAGACACATCTGGCCGCCTCGACGTCTGGGCTGGCGCTAGAGGAAGCCAGAAAAACA TCCCATCGTGGCGATGTCCGGTGGTACCAGAGACAGGACCTGTTGGTCTGGCTGTACGGGATGGTTTTCATCGGCGGTCTGATAGGAGCCATCTTCGGACTGGGCAGCTACAG AGGTTGGTACGCACCTAGCGGACTTGCCTATAACGACACCAACACGACTCGCGAGCGGTTCCTACCGGAGCCGTACGAGCCCGAAGAGGGCGTCAAGGGAAGAGACGGTACCGATCCAT cggctcgCTGGTACTTTTGGAAGCTCCGCCCAGAATTGGTGACACCATGGACGCGTATGTTTGTGTGGGCCTGTTACACGGTCCATCAGCTGGTGGCCTGGTGGCTCCTGTACCTGGCACAGGTGAACAAACAG GCAGAGAAGGGCAACAAGTACTCAACCAAACTAAACAAATACAACTGGGCAGCTGTGGCCGTGCACACCTTCTTCCACCTGCTGCACCTGGCGCAGACGCACCTGACGTATGATGCAACGGCACAG GATGTGTCGATAGGCAGTTCTCAGGGCTCAGTTATCGTGGCGCTGCTGTTCGTTATGGCGATCGAGTTCCGAGACAGGGGAGTATTCTTCGGCTGGCCGTCTGTGACAAGCACAG ACAGGGCCGGGACAGCCATGAGGTCCTGGTCACGTGAGTCGGTGCGCCTGGTCCGCAAGTACCACGGTTACGTCATCATGTGGGCGGCGGTCTACACCTGCTGGTATCATCCAATGGAAAACACGCTAGGTCACGTGATGGGGTTCTTCCACACCTGGATTCTGATGCTGCAGGGAAGTCTCGTTTATACAGACCTGCATCTCAACAG ATACTGGCGTTTCTCGCTGGAAGTTTGGGTGACTCTGCACGGCGGTCTGGTGGCCTGGCAGACCGGCGGACTGGAACAGATGGGGACCAGGCTGTGGCCCATGTTCGCTTTCGGATTCGCCGCGCTCGTCGTGGTGACACAG CTGTTCGGCCTGCCCTTCTGGAAGCACCTGCCTACCTGGCCACGTGTCATCCCAGCTGCAGCGTTCCTTGCCGTCATCCTCTACTGCTACAGCTGGATCCCGGATAAAAACGGGAACCCCTGGACCCGACTGTGGGAACCAATCGTCATCCCTATCAACAACTGGGGCTTCGCCTTGGTCATTTGCGTCCTTGTGACCTTTGGCCTTTACGTAGAACGAAAATTGACCAATGGCAGCAGCCCAAACAACATCCTGAGTACGTTCGGTCGAGTTGCTTATGGTTGCGGATTTTTGTTGATGTACTTGATTATAGTTGTCATTGCATGGGCTATCCAGTACTATGATTTCCAGATTTCTGGACCCTCCCAGATGATAGTACACGAGGCAATATGGATCGTGTTTGTCGTTGTAGCTGGTTTCTTTGTGAGAAGGGTAGTTGAAGCTAAAGCTGAGAAGGTTAGTGTTGAACCGAAGGAAAAGCACGAAATTCCTGGGAAGGGGGTTACGGGAAACTACGGTTCGATTCCAATGTCATTGGACGACGGAAAGGTCAAGGAGTCGATTTTGTCATGA